The following proteins are co-located in the Primulina tabacum isolate GXHZ01 chromosome 11, ASM2559414v2, whole genome shotgun sequence genome:
- the LOC142518699 gene encoding uncharacterized protein LOC142518699 isoform X3 gives MFGFSRRRMKLERIKKVQLSDAAQGTRSPGESMENTSDDYDELIRQSSSDGSELNNCASGSSEDWMVLSVSGEKPKARFNHAAAVVGNNMVVVGGESSDGLLDDVQVLSFDRFSWAKASPKRYLSSTSHPLKIPACKGHSLVPWGKKVLLIGGKTEPASERVTVWAFDMDEEYWSLTEAKGDIPVARSGHTVVRANSVLILFGGEDSKRRKLNDMHMFDLKSLTWLPLHCTGPRPSPRSNHVAALYDDKILLVFGGVSKSRTLNDLYSLDFETMVWSRVKTRSFHPSPRAGCCGALCGTKWYIIGGGSKKKPDAETLIFDVLKLEWSVAVASPSSSITTNKGFSLVLVQHRERDFLVAFGGFKKDASDQVEVLRMEKIESSIIKKSTLSKVAGLLSENRASSVELSSQPNNGSLSSHFDSVSRLHLASASEQHGPGRKSLSESLLVDTNAAPGNVSFRKQFNNQEENAEMTIMNVLEDKNQPRLREQSIKPVDLGAGISSGGDKIAEETCASEYDNSSSLEKQGSGSLLSESDGLVFPESDGKSRMTAQSNIYQVYEAKLAALLRKNGNLEGQLTAALAGREAAEKNLLSSLKSRQEMEKQLADIMKELEFFKEKLNSVELAHEEANSLSNIVHSDNVRLEHDVAFLKAVLDDTQKELHSTRGVLAGERARAFQLQVEVFHLKQRLQSVETRAPTPRKPFHV, from the exons ATGTTCGGGTTCTCGAGGAGAAGAATGAAGCTTGAAAG AATAAAAAAAGTTCAACTCTCAGATGCTGCTCAAGGAACTAGAAGTCCA GGGGAAAGCATGGAAAACACCTCCGATGATTATGATGAGCTAATCCGTCAATCTTCATCTGATGGGTCTGAGCTTAATAACTGTGCTTCAGGCAGCTCTGAAGATTGGATGGTGCTTTCTGTCAGTGGAGAGAAGCCCAAAGCTCGTTTCAAT CATGCGGCAGCAGTTGTTGGGAACAATATGGTGGTAGTCGGTGGGGAATCTTCAGATGGATTGCTGGATGATGTCCAG GTACTGAGTTTTGATAGATTTTCATGGGCCAAGGCTTCACCAAAGCGTTATCTTTCATCAACTAGTCATCCTTTAAAAATTCCGGCATGCAAGGGTCACTCTTTG GTCCCTTGGGGAAAAAAAGTGCTTCTTATAGGAGGAAAAACTGAACCTGCTAGTGAAAGGGTCACTG TCTGGGCATTTGATATGGACGAAGAATACTGGTCACTTACAGAAGCAAAGGGAGACATTCCG GTTGCTCGTAGTGGTCATACAGTTGTTAGGGCAAACTCTGTTCTTATTTTGTTCGGAGGTGAAGATTCTAAAAGGAGGAAACTCAATGATATGCATATGTTTGATCTGAAGTCTCTGACCTGGCTCCCTCTTCATTGCAC TGGACCGCGTCCATCTCCAAGGTCGAACCACGTTGCGGCTCTTTATGATGACAAAATACTGTTAGTTTTTGGTGGAGTGTCAAAGTCTCGTACTCTAAATGACTTATACTCTCTTGACTTCGAGACG ATGGTTTGGTCAAGAGTTAAAACTCGGAGTTTTCATCCATCGCCTAGAGCTGGTTGTTGTGGAGCACTTTGCGGAACTAAGTGGTATATTATTGGTGGTGGTAGCAAGAAAAAAC CAGATGCAGAGACCTTGATATTTGATGTTCTTAAGCTCGAATGGTCAGTTGCTGTTGCATCACCTTCATCTTCCATCACTACCAACAAG GGGTTTAGCCTAGTTCTTGTACAGCACAGGGAAAGGGATTTTCTTGTTGCTTTTGGTGGTTTCAAGAAGGATGCATCAGACCAG GTTGAGGTACTGCGCATGGAGAAGATTGAATCATCAATTATTAAAAAATCGACATTGAGTAAAGTTGCTGGATTGCTGTCTGAGAATCGTGCCTCATCTGTAGAATTGTCTTCTCAGCCAAACAATGGTTCTCTCAGTAGTCATTTTGATTCTGTCTCAAGACTTCATTTAGCATCTGCTTCCGAACAACATGGGCCTGGTAGAAAATCATTGTCAGAATCTTTACTTGTTGACACAAATGCTGCTCCTGGAAATGTCTCCTTCCGCAAACAATTTAATAATCAGGAGGAGAATGCTGAGATGACAATCATGAATGTCTTAGAAGACAAAAATCAACCACGG TTAAGGGAGCAAAGCATAAAGCCAGTCGATTTAGGAGCTGGGATTAGCTCTGGAGGAGATAAGATTGCAGAAGAAACTTGTGCTTCAGAATATGATAACTCGAGCTCTCTTGAAAAGCAAGGAAGTGGAAGCTTGCTTTCAGAAAGTGATGGTCTTGTATTTCCAGAGAGTGATGGTAAATCAAGAATGACAGCTCAATCGAACATCTATCAAGTATACGAAGCAAAATTAGCTGCCCTTTTAAGAAAGAATGGCAATCTGGAAGGACAGTTGACAGCTGCATTAGCTGGTCGTGAGGCAGCAGAAAAGAACTTGTTATCTTCTCTCAAAAGTAGGCAGGAAATGGAGAAACAATTGGCAGACATAATGAAGGAGTTGGAGTTTTTTAAGGAGAAGCTAAACAGTGTTGAGTTGGCGCATGAAGAAGCTAATAGCCTATCTAATATTGTCCACTCTGACAACGTAAGACTGGAACATGATGTAGCTTTCCTTAAAGCCGTTTTGGATGATACACAGAAG GAGCTTCATTCAACACGAGGCGTCCTTGCAGGAGAACGAGCTAGAGCATTCCAACTACAG GTTGAAGTGTTCCATCTGAAGCAAAGATTGCAGTCCGTGGAGACTCGAGCACCAACTCCTAGAAAACCTTTCCATGTTTAG
- the LOC142518699 gene encoding uncharacterized protein LOC142518699 isoform X1 produces MFGFSRRRMKLERIKKVQLSDAAQGTRSPVRHNKRLNISNGESMENTSDDYDELIRQSSSDGSELNNCASGSSEDWMVLSVSGEKPKARFNHAAAVVGNNMVVVGGESSDGLLDDVQVLSFDRFSWAKASPKRYLSSTSHPLKIPACKGHSLVPWGKKVLLIGGKTEPASERVTVWAFDMDEEYWSLTEAKGDIPVARSGHTVVRANSVLILFGGEDSKRRKLNDMHMFDLKSLTWLPLHCTGPRPSPRSNHVAALYDDKILLVFGGVSKSRTLNDLYSLDFETMVWSRVKTRSFHPSPRAGCCGALCGTKWYIIGGGSKKKPDAETLIFDVLKLEWSVAVASPSSSITTNKGFSLVLVQHRERDFLVAFGGFKKDASDQVEVLRMEKIESSIIKKSTLSKVAGLLSENRASSVELSSQPNNGSLSSHFDSVSRLHLASASEQHGPGRKSLSESLLVDTNAAPGNVSFRKQFNNQEENAEMTIMNVLEDKNQPRLREQSIKPVDLGAGISSGGDKIAEETCASEYDNSSSLEKQGSGSLLSESDGLVFPESDGKSRMTAQSNIYQVYEAKLAALLRKNGNLEGQLTAALAGREAAEKNLLSSLKSRQEMEKQLADIMKELEFFKEKLNSVELAHEEANSLSNIVHSDNVRLEHDVAFLKAVLDDTQKELHSTRGVLAGERARAFQLQVEVFHLKQRLQSVETRAPTPRKPFHV; encoded by the exons ATGTTCGGGTTCTCGAGGAGAAGAATGAAGCTTGAAAG AATAAAAAAAGTTCAACTCTCAGATGCTGCTCAAGGAACTAGAAGTCCAGTAAGGCACAATAAAAGACTTAACATTTCAAAT GGGGAAAGCATGGAAAACACCTCCGATGATTATGATGAGCTAATCCGTCAATCTTCATCTGATGGGTCTGAGCTTAATAACTGTGCTTCAGGCAGCTCTGAAGATTGGATGGTGCTTTCTGTCAGTGGAGAGAAGCCCAAAGCTCGTTTCAAT CATGCGGCAGCAGTTGTTGGGAACAATATGGTGGTAGTCGGTGGGGAATCTTCAGATGGATTGCTGGATGATGTCCAG GTACTGAGTTTTGATAGATTTTCATGGGCCAAGGCTTCACCAAAGCGTTATCTTTCATCAACTAGTCATCCTTTAAAAATTCCGGCATGCAAGGGTCACTCTTTG GTCCCTTGGGGAAAAAAAGTGCTTCTTATAGGAGGAAAAACTGAACCTGCTAGTGAAAGGGTCACTG TCTGGGCATTTGATATGGACGAAGAATACTGGTCACTTACAGAAGCAAAGGGAGACATTCCG GTTGCTCGTAGTGGTCATACAGTTGTTAGGGCAAACTCTGTTCTTATTTTGTTCGGAGGTGAAGATTCTAAAAGGAGGAAACTCAATGATATGCATATGTTTGATCTGAAGTCTCTGACCTGGCTCCCTCTTCATTGCAC TGGACCGCGTCCATCTCCAAGGTCGAACCACGTTGCGGCTCTTTATGATGACAAAATACTGTTAGTTTTTGGTGGAGTGTCAAAGTCTCGTACTCTAAATGACTTATACTCTCTTGACTTCGAGACG ATGGTTTGGTCAAGAGTTAAAACTCGGAGTTTTCATCCATCGCCTAGAGCTGGTTGTTGTGGAGCACTTTGCGGAACTAAGTGGTATATTATTGGTGGTGGTAGCAAGAAAAAAC CAGATGCAGAGACCTTGATATTTGATGTTCTTAAGCTCGAATGGTCAGTTGCTGTTGCATCACCTTCATCTTCCATCACTACCAACAAG GGGTTTAGCCTAGTTCTTGTACAGCACAGGGAAAGGGATTTTCTTGTTGCTTTTGGTGGTTTCAAGAAGGATGCATCAGACCAG GTTGAGGTACTGCGCATGGAGAAGATTGAATCATCAATTATTAAAAAATCGACATTGAGTAAAGTTGCTGGATTGCTGTCTGAGAATCGTGCCTCATCTGTAGAATTGTCTTCTCAGCCAAACAATGGTTCTCTCAGTAGTCATTTTGATTCTGTCTCAAGACTTCATTTAGCATCTGCTTCCGAACAACATGGGCCTGGTAGAAAATCATTGTCAGAATCTTTACTTGTTGACACAAATGCTGCTCCTGGAAATGTCTCCTTCCGCAAACAATTTAATAATCAGGAGGAGAATGCTGAGATGACAATCATGAATGTCTTAGAAGACAAAAATCAACCACGG TTAAGGGAGCAAAGCATAAAGCCAGTCGATTTAGGAGCTGGGATTAGCTCTGGAGGAGATAAGATTGCAGAAGAAACTTGTGCTTCAGAATATGATAACTCGAGCTCTCTTGAAAAGCAAGGAAGTGGAAGCTTGCTTTCAGAAAGTGATGGTCTTGTATTTCCAGAGAGTGATGGTAAATCAAGAATGACAGCTCAATCGAACATCTATCAAGTATACGAAGCAAAATTAGCTGCCCTTTTAAGAAAGAATGGCAATCTGGAAGGACAGTTGACAGCTGCATTAGCTGGTCGTGAGGCAGCAGAAAAGAACTTGTTATCTTCTCTCAAAAGTAGGCAGGAAATGGAGAAACAATTGGCAGACATAATGAAGGAGTTGGAGTTTTTTAAGGAGAAGCTAAACAGTGTTGAGTTGGCGCATGAAGAAGCTAATAGCCTATCTAATATTGTCCACTCTGACAACGTAAGACTGGAACATGATGTAGCTTTCCTTAAAGCCGTTTTGGATGATACACAGAAG GAGCTTCATTCAACACGAGGCGTCCTTGCAGGAGAACGAGCTAGAGCATTCCAACTACAG GTTGAAGTGTTCCATCTGAAGCAAAGATTGCAGTCCGTGGAGACTCGAGCACCAACTCCTAGAAAACCTTTCCATGTTTAG
- the LOC142518699 gene encoding uncharacterized protein LOC142518699 isoform X2 yields the protein MFGFSRRRMKLERIKKVQLSDAAQGTRSPVRHNKRLNISNGESMENTSDDYDELIRQSSSDGSELNNCASGSSEDWMVLSVSGEKPKARFNHAAAVVGNNMVVVGGESSDGLLDDVQVLSFDRFSWAKASPKRYLSSTSHPLKIPACKGHSLVPWGKKVLLIGGKTEPASERVTVWAFDMDEEYWSLTEAKGDIPVARSGHTVVRANSVLILFGGEDSKRRKLNDMHMFDLKSLTWLPLHCTGPRPSPRSNHVAALYDDKILLVFGGVSKSRTLNDLYSLDFETMVWSRVKTRSFHPSPRAGCCGALCGTKWYIIGGGSKKKHAETLIFDVLKLEWSVAVASPSSSITTNKGFSLVLVQHRERDFLVAFGGFKKDASDQVEVLRMEKIESSIIKKSTLSKVAGLLSENRASSVELSSQPNNGSLSSHFDSVSRLHLASASEQHGPGRKSLSESLLVDTNAAPGNVSFRKQFNNQEENAEMTIMNVLEDKNQPRLREQSIKPVDLGAGISSGGDKIAEETCASEYDNSSSLEKQGSGSLLSESDGLVFPESDGKSRMTAQSNIYQVYEAKLAALLRKNGNLEGQLTAALAGREAAEKNLLSSLKSRQEMEKQLADIMKELEFFKEKLNSVELAHEEANSLSNIVHSDNVRLEHDVAFLKAVLDDTQKELHSTRGVLAGERARAFQLQVEVFHLKQRLQSVETRAPTPRKPFHV from the exons ATGTTCGGGTTCTCGAGGAGAAGAATGAAGCTTGAAAG AATAAAAAAAGTTCAACTCTCAGATGCTGCTCAAGGAACTAGAAGTCCAGTAAGGCACAATAAAAGACTTAACATTTCAAAT GGGGAAAGCATGGAAAACACCTCCGATGATTATGATGAGCTAATCCGTCAATCTTCATCTGATGGGTCTGAGCTTAATAACTGTGCTTCAGGCAGCTCTGAAGATTGGATGGTGCTTTCTGTCAGTGGAGAGAAGCCCAAAGCTCGTTTCAAT CATGCGGCAGCAGTTGTTGGGAACAATATGGTGGTAGTCGGTGGGGAATCTTCAGATGGATTGCTGGATGATGTCCAG GTACTGAGTTTTGATAGATTTTCATGGGCCAAGGCTTCACCAAAGCGTTATCTTTCATCAACTAGTCATCCTTTAAAAATTCCGGCATGCAAGGGTCACTCTTTG GTCCCTTGGGGAAAAAAAGTGCTTCTTATAGGAGGAAAAACTGAACCTGCTAGTGAAAGGGTCACTG TCTGGGCATTTGATATGGACGAAGAATACTGGTCACTTACAGAAGCAAAGGGAGACATTCCG GTTGCTCGTAGTGGTCATACAGTTGTTAGGGCAAACTCTGTTCTTATTTTGTTCGGAGGTGAAGATTCTAAAAGGAGGAAACTCAATGATATGCATATGTTTGATCTGAAGTCTCTGACCTGGCTCCCTCTTCATTGCAC TGGACCGCGTCCATCTCCAAGGTCGAACCACGTTGCGGCTCTTTATGATGACAAAATACTGTTAGTTTTTGGTGGAGTGTCAAAGTCTCGTACTCTAAATGACTTATACTCTCTTGACTTCGAGACG ATGGTTTGGTCAAGAGTTAAAACTCGGAGTTTTCATCCATCGCCTAGAGCTGGTTGTTGTGGAGCACTTTGCGGAACTAAGTGGTATATTATTGGTGGTGGTAGCAAGAAAAAAC ATGCAGAGACCTTGATATTTGATGTTCTTAAGCTCGAATGGTCAGTTGCTGTTGCATCACCTTCATCTTCCATCACTACCAACAAG GGGTTTAGCCTAGTTCTTGTACAGCACAGGGAAAGGGATTTTCTTGTTGCTTTTGGTGGTTTCAAGAAGGATGCATCAGACCAG GTTGAGGTACTGCGCATGGAGAAGATTGAATCATCAATTATTAAAAAATCGACATTGAGTAAAGTTGCTGGATTGCTGTCTGAGAATCGTGCCTCATCTGTAGAATTGTCTTCTCAGCCAAACAATGGTTCTCTCAGTAGTCATTTTGATTCTGTCTCAAGACTTCATTTAGCATCTGCTTCCGAACAACATGGGCCTGGTAGAAAATCATTGTCAGAATCTTTACTTGTTGACACAAATGCTGCTCCTGGAAATGTCTCCTTCCGCAAACAATTTAATAATCAGGAGGAGAATGCTGAGATGACAATCATGAATGTCTTAGAAGACAAAAATCAACCACGG TTAAGGGAGCAAAGCATAAAGCCAGTCGATTTAGGAGCTGGGATTAGCTCTGGAGGAGATAAGATTGCAGAAGAAACTTGTGCTTCAGAATATGATAACTCGAGCTCTCTTGAAAAGCAAGGAAGTGGAAGCTTGCTTTCAGAAAGTGATGGTCTTGTATTTCCAGAGAGTGATGGTAAATCAAGAATGACAGCTCAATCGAACATCTATCAAGTATACGAAGCAAAATTAGCTGCCCTTTTAAGAAAGAATGGCAATCTGGAAGGACAGTTGACAGCTGCATTAGCTGGTCGTGAGGCAGCAGAAAAGAACTTGTTATCTTCTCTCAAAAGTAGGCAGGAAATGGAGAAACAATTGGCAGACATAATGAAGGAGTTGGAGTTTTTTAAGGAGAAGCTAAACAGTGTTGAGTTGGCGCATGAAGAAGCTAATAGCCTATCTAATATTGTCCACTCTGACAACGTAAGACTGGAACATGATGTAGCTTTCCTTAAAGCCGTTTTGGATGATACACAGAAG GAGCTTCATTCAACACGAGGCGTCCTTGCAGGAGAACGAGCTAGAGCATTCCAACTACAG GTTGAAGTGTTCCATCTGAAGCAAAGATTGCAGTCCGTGGAGACTCGAGCACCAACTCCTAGAAAACCTTTCCATGTTTAG
- the LOC142518699 gene encoding uncharacterized protein LOC142518699 isoform X4: MFGFSRRRMKLERIKKVQLSDAAQGTRSPVRHNKRLNISNGESMENTSDDYDELIRQSSSDGSELNNCASGSSEDWMVLSVSGEKPKARFNHAAAVVGNNMVVVGGESSDGLLDDVQVLSFDRFSWAKASPKRYLSSTSHPLKIPACKGHSLVPWGKKVLLIGGKTEPASERVTVWAFDMDEEYWSLTEAKGDIPVARSGHTVVRANSVLILFGGEDSKRRKLNDMHMFDLKSLTWLPLHCTGPRPSPRSNHVAALYDDKILLVFGGVSKSRTLNDLYSLDFETMVWSRVKTRSFHPSPRAGCCGALCGTKWYIIGGGSKKKPDAETLIFDVLKLEWSVAVASPSSSITTNKGFSLVLVQHRERDFLVAFGGFKKDASDQVEVLRMEKIESSIIKKSTLSKVAGLLSENRASSVELSSQPNNGSLSSHFDSVSRLHLASASEQHGPGRKSLSESLLVDTNAAPGNVSFRKQFNNQEENAEMTIMNVLEDKNQPRLREQSIKPVDLGAGISSGGDKIAEETCASEYDNSSSLEKQGSGSLLSESDGLVFPESDGKSRMTAQSNIYQVYEAKLAALLRKNGNLEGQLTAALAGREAAEKNLLSSLKSRQEMEKQLADIMKELEFFKEKLNSVELAHEEANSLSNIVHSDNVRLEHDVAFLKAVLDDTQKELHSTRGVLAGERARAFQLQIDRTAE, encoded by the exons ATGTTCGGGTTCTCGAGGAGAAGAATGAAGCTTGAAAG AATAAAAAAAGTTCAACTCTCAGATGCTGCTCAAGGAACTAGAAGTCCAGTAAGGCACAATAAAAGACTTAACATTTCAAAT GGGGAAAGCATGGAAAACACCTCCGATGATTATGATGAGCTAATCCGTCAATCTTCATCTGATGGGTCTGAGCTTAATAACTGTGCTTCAGGCAGCTCTGAAGATTGGATGGTGCTTTCTGTCAGTGGAGAGAAGCCCAAAGCTCGTTTCAAT CATGCGGCAGCAGTTGTTGGGAACAATATGGTGGTAGTCGGTGGGGAATCTTCAGATGGATTGCTGGATGATGTCCAG GTACTGAGTTTTGATAGATTTTCATGGGCCAAGGCTTCACCAAAGCGTTATCTTTCATCAACTAGTCATCCTTTAAAAATTCCGGCATGCAAGGGTCACTCTTTG GTCCCTTGGGGAAAAAAAGTGCTTCTTATAGGAGGAAAAACTGAACCTGCTAGTGAAAGGGTCACTG TCTGGGCATTTGATATGGACGAAGAATACTGGTCACTTACAGAAGCAAAGGGAGACATTCCG GTTGCTCGTAGTGGTCATACAGTTGTTAGGGCAAACTCTGTTCTTATTTTGTTCGGAGGTGAAGATTCTAAAAGGAGGAAACTCAATGATATGCATATGTTTGATCTGAAGTCTCTGACCTGGCTCCCTCTTCATTGCAC TGGACCGCGTCCATCTCCAAGGTCGAACCACGTTGCGGCTCTTTATGATGACAAAATACTGTTAGTTTTTGGTGGAGTGTCAAAGTCTCGTACTCTAAATGACTTATACTCTCTTGACTTCGAGACG ATGGTTTGGTCAAGAGTTAAAACTCGGAGTTTTCATCCATCGCCTAGAGCTGGTTGTTGTGGAGCACTTTGCGGAACTAAGTGGTATATTATTGGTGGTGGTAGCAAGAAAAAAC CAGATGCAGAGACCTTGATATTTGATGTTCTTAAGCTCGAATGGTCAGTTGCTGTTGCATCACCTTCATCTTCCATCACTACCAACAAG GGGTTTAGCCTAGTTCTTGTACAGCACAGGGAAAGGGATTTTCTTGTTGCTTTTGGTGGTTTCAAGAAGGATGCATCAGACCAG GTTGAGGTACTGCGCATGGAGAAGATTGAATCATCAATTATTAAAAAATCGACATTGAGTAAAGTTGCTGGATTGCTGTCTGAGAATCGTGCCTCATCTGTAGAATTGTCTTCTCAGCCAAACAATGGTTCTCTCAGTAGTCATTTTGATTCTGTCTCAAGACTTCATTTAGCATCTGCTTCCGAACAACATGGGCCTGGTAGAAAATCATTGTCAGAATCTTTACTTGTTGACACAAATGCTGCTCCTGGAAATGTCTCCTTCCGCAAACAATTTAATAATCAGGAGGAGAATGCTGAGATGACAATCATGAATGTCTTAGAAGACAAAAATCAACCACGG TTAAGGGAGCAAAGCATAAAGCCAGTCGATTTAGGAGCTGGGATTAGCTCTGGAGGAGATAAGATTGCAGAAGAAACTTGTGCTTCAGAATATGATAACTCGAGCTCTCTTGAAAAGCAAGGAAGTGGAAGCTTGCTTTCAGAAAGTGATGGTCTTGTATTTCCAGAGAGTGATGGTAAATCAAGAATGACAGCTCAATCGAACATCTATCAAGTATACGAAGCAAAATTAGCTGCCCTTTTAAGAAAGAATGGCAATCTGGAAGGACAGTTGACAGCTGCATTAGCTGGTCGTGAGGCAGCAGAAAAGAACTTGTTATCTTCTCTCAAAAGTAGGCAGGAAATGGAGAAACAATTGGCAGACATAATGAAGGAGTTGGAGTTTTTTAAGGAGAAGCTAAACAGTGTTGAGTTGGCGCATGAAGAAGCTAATAGCCTATCTAATATTGTCCACTCTGACAACGTAAGACTGGAACATGATGTAGCTTTCCTTAAAGCCGTTTTGGATGATACACAGAAG GAGCTTCATTCAACACGAGGCGTCCTTGCAGGAGAACGAGCTAGAGCATTCCAACTACAG ATAGACCGGACAGCTGAGTAA
- the LOC142518343 gene encoding monothiol glutaredoxin-S5-like — MEKVSIMVSEKPVVIFSKSQCCISYSVGALLHDFGVNPTVHELDKIPVGWEIEQALSNIGCNPTVPAVFIGGKFVGGANEVMSLHLKSSLKPMLERAGALWV, encoded by the coding sequence ATGGAGAAGGTAAGCATCATGGTTTCCGAAAAACCCGTCGTGATATTCAGCAAGAGCCAATGTTGCATCAGCTACAGCGTTGGGGCACTCCTTCATGACTTCGGGGTGAATCCAACGGTGCACGAGCTCGACAAGATCCCGGTTGGTTGGGAAATCGAGCAAGCACTGTCGAATATCGGCTGCAATCCCACCGTTCCAGCGGTGTTCATCGGCGGCAAGTTCGTGGGAGGAGCAAATGAGGTCATGAGCCTCCACCTCAAGAGCTCCTTAAAGCCCATGCTCGAAAGGGCTGGTGCCTTGTGGGTTTAG